A genomic window from Anthocerotibacter panamensis C109 includes:
- the secE gene encoding preprotein translocase subunit SecE has product MAVDKASKPVIPASESPAEKFNLVTYFKEVRAELDKVQWPNRQQVISESAAVFLMVLVSALFIYLVDSLFHFLAGLLFT; this is encoded by the coding sequence GTGGCCGTAGACAAAGCTAGTAAACCCGTGATTCCCGCAAGCGAGTCTCCTGCGGAAAAATTTAATTTGGTCACGTACTTCAAAGAAGTCCGCGCCGAGTTAGATAAAGTGCAATGGCCTAACCGCCAACAGGTCATCAGCGAATCTGCGGCTGTTTTCCTGATGGTCCTAGTCTCCGCGCTCTTTATCTATCTGGTCGATTCGCTGTTCCATTTCCTCGCTGGGCTTCTTTTCACATGA
- a CDS encoding M14 family metallopeptidase — MESVTLTILDHLPDGLLDCSLTELHRVLAGPTLIHLPGRRSPALFISVLLHGNEDTSWRALRALLQKYEDQTLPRALSFFIGNVAAAQSGERHLAWQPDYNRIWDEGTTPEHAMTRQVIAEMEQRGVFASVDIHNNTGLNPHYACVNRLEPEFLHLATLFGRTVVYFTHPASVQSLAFAQFCPAVVLECGKTGQQRGCDHALEFLEACLHLAQIPSRPLPPQDVDLFQTVVVIKVPQQFSFGFGDRTKDVCLDPDLDHLNFRELRPGTRLGYVRPGSGGRLAAWNQAGRDVGERYFQIRDGELQTLMPVMPSMLTLDTQVIRQDCLCYLMERCQGPSCPI; from the coding sequence ATGGAATCTGTAACCCTCACCATCCTCGATCACCTGCCGGATGGCCTCCTAGATTGTTCTCTCACCGAACTCCATCGCGTCCTGGCAGGGCCGACCTTGATCCACCTCCCCGGACGACGGAGTCCAGCCCTTTTCATCTCGGTTTTGCTGCATGGCAATGAGGACACCAGTTGGCGAGCACTGCGGGCCTTACTCCAGAAATATGAAGACCAGACGCTGCCGCGAGCACTCTCATTTTTTATTGGGAATGTGGCTGCCGCCCAGTCTGGGGAGCGACATCTGGCGTGGCAGCCGGACTATAACCGTATCTGGGACGAGGGGACAACCCCAGAGCACGCCATGACCCGCCAGGTCATTGCTGAGATGGAGCAGCGGGGCGTTTTTGCCAGTGTGGATATCCATAACAACACCGGCCTCAACCCCCACTACGCCTGTGTCAACCGCCTCGAACCAGAGTTTTTGCACTTGGCGACCCTCTTTGGGCGCACGGTAGTCTACTTCACCCATCCTGCTAGTGTCCAGTCGCTAGCTTTTGCCCAGTTCTGTCCGGCAGTGGTCCTGGAGTGCGGCAAGACGGGCCAGCAACGGGGGTGCGACCACGCCCTGGAATTCCTGGAAGCTTGCCTGCATCTCGCCCAGATTCCAAGCCGCCCGCTCCCACCTCAAGACGTTGACCTCTTCCAGACCGTAGTCGTGATCAAAGTTCCCCAGCAGTTCAGCTTCGGTTTTGGGGACCGGACTAAAGATGTGTGCCTCGACCCGGACCTCGACCACCTCAATTTTCGAGAACTGCGCCCTGGAACACGTTTGGGCTACGTGCGCCCCGGAAGCGGGGGCCGCCTTGCAGCCTGGAATCAAGCCGGTCGGGACGTGGGTGAGCGCTACTTCCAGATCCGCGACGGCGAACTCCAGACCCTGATGCCCGTCATGCCCTCCATGCTGACCCTCGATACCCAGGTGATCCGTCAGGATTGCCTGTGCTATCTGATGGAGCGCTGCCAGGGGCCTTCCTGTCCGATCTGA
- a CDS encoding Tab2 family RNA-binding protein: protein METWEIDFAARPWVDAQGKKVWELLVCSRSGNYRYFAQCSQKEVTRAWILDNLGKAMVESGQKPGQIRFLSPSGMLEQACIQLEIPSRMSRRVFWVRRWLYDREQNVYPTYEGYCPQPLSSIPPQPLPDPLVAQRWAFVSLCAADLMGISTDRLFGEVFPLDLAPETVVPGLVFFSPRATAMAAWMQGVEPVAVQFCDKERLILEAGAGERWVVVRPRDRAIQQEASLFEERKIPSQGFHFLAIQAGVDSEEPTGFWTLWDTPPS, encoded by the coding sequence ATGGAGACATGGGAAATTGATTTTGCGGCGCGGCCTTGGGTGGATGCCCAAGGCAAGAAGGTTTGGGAACTCCTGGTGTGCTCGCGGAGCGGGAATTATCGCTACTTCGCCCAATGCTCCCAAAAAGAGGTGACCCGCGCTTGGATCCTCGATAACTTAGGTAAAGCCATGGTCGAATCTGGTCAGAAACCGGGGCAGATCCGCTTCCTAAGCCCCTCGGGGATGTTGGAACAAGCCTGTATCCAACTGGAAATTCCTAGCCGCATGAGCCGTCGGGTCTTTTGGGTGCGCCGCTGGCTGTACGACCGCGAACAGAACGTCTACCCCACCTACGAAGGCTATTGCCCTCAGCCCCTTAGCAGTATTCCACCCCAACCGCTCCCGGACCCGCTGGTTGCACAGCGCTGGGCTTTTGTGAGCCTGTGTGCAGCGGATTTGATGGGAATCAGTACCGACCGGCTCTTCGGGGAGGTTTTCCCGCTCGATCTGGCTCCTGAGACAGTAGTTCCCGGACTAGTCTTCTTCTCGCCTCGAGCTACTGCTATGGCTGCCTGGATGCAGGGGGTGGAGCCCGTTGCGGTACAGTTCTGCGACAAGGAGCGCTTGATCTTGGAGGCAGGCGCTGGGGAACGTTGGGTGGTAGTGCGCCCCCGCGACCGTGCCATCCAACAGGAGGCGAGCCTCTTTGAGGAGCGTAAAATCCCAAGTCAAGGGTTTCATTTCCTAGCCATTCAGGCGGGGGTCGATAGCGAGGAACCGACTGGCTTCTGGACCCTCTGGGACACGCCGCCCTCCTGA
- a CDS encoding acyl carrier protein, whose protein sequence is MTEEAVFEKVKKVVVDQLSVEETQVKNEASFATDLGADSLDQVELVMALEEVFEVDIPDDDADKITTVGDAVKYIVSKKAA, encoded by the coding sequence CTGACAGAAGAGGCCGTTTTTGAAAAAGTGAAAAAAGTCGTTGTTGACCAACTCTCTGTTGAAGAGACCCAGGTCAAGAATGAGGCCAGTTTTGCCACCGACCTGGGTGCCGATTCACTGGATCAGGTGGAGTTGGTCATGGCCCTGGAAGAGGTCTTTGAAGTTGATATCCCTGATGATGACGCAGACAAAATCACGACTGTGGGTGATGCCGTCAAATACATTGTCAGCAAAAAGGCTGCCTGA
- the corA gene encoding magnesium/cobalt transporter CorA, with amino-acid sequence MTEPALSPIPPLDLTDAEETQKSYIDFYYDEPGSMPGTLAIPEHAHPSVLRLIDYRVDSVQETRLNAPEACTQFLDTESVTWVDVQGLGSEEILQRLGQVFGLHPLVLEDVVNVPQRPKVEEYDEHLLIIARMVFPGTQGAGFTSEQVSFILGKRYLLTVQEEPELDCFEHVRKRIRASKGCIRREQADYLMYSLLDAIIDGFFPVLEDYGERLEALEDEVVERPTRQTLEKIHAIRRELLALRRAVWPQRDALNALIRDANHLVSREVRVYLRDCYDHAVQVLDMVETYRELASSLMEVYLSSVSNRMNEVMKFLTVVSSIFIPLTFIAGVYGMNFNPDKSPWNMPELDWYWGYPLALLLMAVVAAGLTTYFWRKGWFEHSSSPDKP; translated from the coding sequence ATGACAGAACCGGCCCTTTCTCCCATCCCGCCCCTGGACCTTACGGACGCGGAGGAAACCCAGAAATCCTATATCGACTTTTACTACGATGAGCCGGGGAGTATGCCGGGGACCCTGGCTATCCCTGAACATGCCCACCCCTCGGTCCTGCGCCTCATCGACTACCGGGTCGATAGTGTGCAAGAGACTCGCCTCAACGCCCCGGAAGCGTGCACCCAATTCCTGGATACGGAGTCTGTCACCTGGGTGGACGTGCAGGGTTTGGGCAGTGAGGAGATCCTCCAACGCTTGGGGCAGGTTTTTGGGTTGCATCCTTTAGTTCTGGAGGATGTCGTCAATGTCCCGCAACGGCCTAAAGTCGAGGAGTATGACGAACATCTGCTCATCATCGCCCGCATGGTCTTTCCTGGTACGCAAGGGGCGGGTTTTACTAGCGAACAGGTCAGCTTTATTTTGGGCAAACGCTACTTGCTGACTGTGCAGGAGGAGCCGGAACTCGACTGCTTCGAGCATGTCCGCAAGCGAATCAGGGCGAGCAAGGGTTGCATTCGCCGGGAGCAGGCGGACTATCTGATGTATTCTTTGCTCGATGCCATTATTGATGGATTCTTCCCGGTCCTAGAGGACTATGGCGAGCGCCTGGAGGCGCTGGAAGATGAAGTAGTCGAGCGTCCTACGCGTCAGACCCTGGAGAAAATTCATGCCATCCGCCGCGAACTCCTAGCCCTGCGGCGGGCGGTTTGGCCGCAGCGCGATGCGCTCAATGCCCTTATCCGCGACGCCAATCATCTCGTCAGCCGGGAGGTCCGCGTTTACCTGCGTGACTGCTATGACCATGCGGTACAGGTGCTGGATATGGTGGAGACCTATCGGGAGCTGGCCTCTAGCCTGATGGAAGTCTACTTGTCCTCGGTGAGCAACCGCATGAATGAGGTGATGAAGTTCCTCACGGTCGTCTCGTCGATTTTTATCCCACTGACTTTTATCGCCGGGGTCTATGGGATGAACTTCAACCCGGACAAATCGCCCTGGAACATGCCAGAACTGGACTGGTATTGGGGTTATCCCTTGGCGCTCTTGTTGATGGCGGTTGTCGCTGCGGGACTGACGACGTACTTCTGGCGCAAGGGTTGGTTTGAGCATTCTTCAAGCCCAGACAAGCCTTAG
- the nusG gene encoding transcription termination/antitermination protein NusG, whose protein sequence is MNTLQDLDQNAAKEAGKSAWYAVQVSSGCEKKVKTNLLQRAQTLQVADRILQVAIPERAAIKVKKDGSKASTEEKILPGYVLVHMLMDDEAWGVVKGTPNVINFVGTEERRGTGRGRGHVTPRPLSQSEIRRTFMTVAQEEPVVRINLAVGDKVEVIAGPFQDFNGEVVEVSPERGRLTAHLSIFGRDTPVELEFNQIRRIE, encoded by the coding sequence ATGAACACTCTTCAAGATCTAGATCAAAATGCTGCTAAAGAAGCGGGTAAATCCGCTTGGTATGCAGTTCAGGTATCTTCTGGCTGCGAAAAAAAGGTCAAGACCAATCTGCTCCAACGCGCCCAGACGCTCCAAGTAGCCGACCGTATTCTCCAGGTCGCTATCCCGGAACGAGCAGCCATCAAAGTCAAAAAAGATGGCTCCAAAGCTTCGACGGAAGAAAAAATCCTGCCCGGATACGTCCTAGTCCACATGCTGATGGACGACGAAGCCTGGGGCGTGGTCAAGGGAACGCCCAACGTCATTAACTTTGTCGGCACCGAGGAACGGCGCGGCACCGGGCGCGGGCGCGGGCATGTCACACCGCGTCCTTTGAGCCAGTCGGAGATCCGGCGGACCTTCATGACCGTGGCCCAAGAGGAGCCCGTAGTACGTATCAATCTGGCCGTCGGGGACAAAGTCGAGGTGATTGCAGGACCCTTCCAGGACTTCAACGGCGAAGTGGTCGAGGTCAGCCCAGAGCGTGGTCGCCTCACAGCCCACCTCTCGATTTTTGGGCGCGACACCCCGGTCGAACTGGAATTCAACCAGATCCGCCGCATCGAATAG
- the tsaE gene encoding tRNA (adenosine(37)-N6)-threonylcarbamoyltransferase complex ATPase subunit type 1 TsaE has product MPVELYAAPLDFTRAEDLQAWATTWATAFEPGVFLLLKGDLGSGKTTFVQGLARGLGVAEPVTSPTFTLVQVFATKSYALVHADLYRLTPEEVWGLDLHEDWAGAIFAVEWAERLPFTPKQAICLQFLAGEQGHQVLGSSQGCIAGRILERGFLEVKPR; this is encoded by the coding sequence ATGCCTGTGGAACTGTACGCTGCACCCCTGGACTTTACCAGGGCTGAAGACCTCCAGGCATGGGCAACAACCTGGGCTACAGCTTTTGAGCCGGGAGTTTTCCTGTTACTCAAAGGTGATCTGGGCAGTGGCAAAACTACTTTTGTGCAGGGTTTGGCGCGGGGCTTGGGGGTCGCGGAGCCAGTTACCAGTCCAACGTTTACCTTGGTGCAGGTTTTTGCAACTAAGTCATACGCTCTGGTCCATGCCGACCTATACCGACTCACCCCAGAAGAGGTTTGGGGACTGGACCTGCACGAAGATTGGGCTGGGGCCATCTTTGCCGTGGAGTGGGCCGAACGCTTACCCTTCACACCAAAACAGGCCATCTGTCTCCAGTTTTTAGCAGGAGAGCAGGGCCATCAAGTTCTGGGCTCAAGCCAGGGATGTATCGCTGGGAGAATCTTGGAGCGGGGCTTCTTGGAAGTGAAGCCCCGTTAA
- a CDS encoding family 10 glycosylhydrolase has product MNYVKSALGLLAALIVGWSFTAAGWAASEIRFGVVREAPTENDPQWLQVKGALRGVSYKVVPLSEVGGSLLQGVSVLFLPNVSVISPEEATALGDWVEHGGKLVVSGQLAQGSSPQVQQQLQQLTGGVWLTSLEGENLLTLNSKSAPWQRSDRTSGVQGAGTLSSNSLDIVAQWDQPDKPAAVLSGERVTYLGWQWGRANSTTFDRSWLTAALEKYLPGTAAPVIKIEPVETLAMRQELTNLLGRVENIAATSQDARQLPSGYPQAVEQARQALISLPKLISQGEDTQARVLWQGAIEELWRNYPNVQTASPPEVRAIWLDRGTIVQAGSPDGLRQIFDRLADAGINTVFFETLNAGYPIYPSRVAVEQNPLTVGWDPLAAAVSLAHERKMELHAWCWTFAVGNSRHNRLLNLPDTYPGPVLSRHPEWGMSDNQGSFRPRGQNEYWIDPANPEARAYLMRIYDEILKSYNVDGLQLDYIRYPFQGSYSFGFSQISRSGFRAINGVDPLVLSPSRDLSLNKLWNQYKARQVSEFVAQTAMLVRDIRPRVLLSAAVYPFVNRERITKIQQDWESWARQGQVDLLVPMTYKLNARALQQEVEPILNPVEELPALFLPSVNLQELLQVQLRDQIQAVRDLPSGGYSLFAAAHLTNELDQVLHQAASVSSAIPYREPLRTVRERFDILVEEWNYLIDHNSVAGSTESLKAWRVRTTKLQQFIKDVAEKPTVTKVRQARTEITAFRAALQDYLRLDRSEHSYRNQTWDNRLAGMDSLLRYAELVFSRVIAKR; this is encoded by the coding sequence GTGAATTATGTCAAAAGCGCCTTAGGACTGTTGGCCGCCCTTATTGTGGGGTGGTCCTTTACTGCCGCAGGGTGGGCAGCTTCTGAGATCCGGTTTGGGGTAGTCCGCGAGGCCCCCACCGAGAATGACCCACAGTGGCTCCAGGTTAAAGGAGCACTCCGTGGGGTGAGCTATAAAGTCGTCCCTCTCTCTGAGGTGGGGGGGTCCCTTCTGCAAGGCGTGTCAGTCCTTTTCCTACCCAACGTCAGCGTCATTAGCCCCGAGGAGGCGACAGCTTTGGGCGACTGGGTTGAGCACGGCGGCAAACTGGTCGTCAGTGGTCAACTGGCCCAAGGTTCTAGCCCCCAAGTCCAACAGCAGCTCCAACAGCTCACCGGCGGGGTCTGGCTCACCAGTCTGGAGGGGGAGAACCTCCTCACGCTCAACAGCAAATCCGCTCCCTGGCAGCGCTCGGACCGGACGAGCGGGGTCCAGGGGGCGGGCACCCTCAGCAGCAATAGCCTAGATATCGTCGCTCAGTGGGACCAACCCGACAAACCCGCCGCTGTCTTGAGCGGAGAACGGGTCACCTACTTGGGCTGGCAGTGGGGACGGGCCAACAGCACCACCTTTGACCGCAGTTGGCTGACAGCCGCTTTAGAGAAATACCTCCCCGGTACGGCGGCTCCGGTCATCAAAATTGAACCGGTGGAGACCCTGGCAATGCGCCAGGAACTGACGAATCTGTTGGGCCGAGTTGAGAACATCGCCGCCACCAGCCAGGATGCCCGCCAGCTACCCTCTGGTTATCCACAGGCGGTAGAGCAGGCCCGTCAGGCGCTCATCTCCTTGCCCAAACTGATTTCCCAAGGGGAGGACACGCAAGCGCGGGTGTTGTGGCAAGGGGCTATCGAAGAGTTGTGGCGCAATTATCCCAACGTACAGACAGCCTCCCCGCCTGAAGTCCGGGCGATTTGGCTGGACCGAGGAACGATTGTCCAAGCGGGCTCTCCCGACGGTCTGCGTCAGATCTTTGACCGCCTCGCTGATGCTGGGATCAACACCGTTTTTTTTGAGACCCTCAATGCAGGCTATCCCATTTACCCCAGTCGGGTCGCCGTTGAGCAAAACCCGCTCACTGTGGGTTGGGACCCCCTCGCCGCCGCAGTCAGTCTTGCCCACGAGCGCAAGATGGAGCTGCATGCTTGGTGCTGGACCTTTGCTGTGGGCAACTCGCGCCACAACCGCCTCCTCAATTTACCCGATACCTATCCCGGCCCAGTCTTAAGCCGCCATCCTGAGTGGGGGATGTCCGATAATCAGGGCAGTTTTCGGCCCCGCGGTCAAAATGAATATTGGATCGACCCTGCCAATCCCGAAGCCCGCGCCTACTTGATGCGTATCTACGACGAGATTCTGAAATCCTATAACGTCGATGGCTTGCAGTTAGACTACATCCGCTATCCATTCCAGGGTAGCTATAGTTTTGGGTTTAGCCAGATATCCCGCTCTGGCTTTCGGGCCATCAATGGGGTCGATCCGCTAGTCTTGAGTCCCAGCCGCGACCTTTCCCTCAATAAGCTGTGGAACCAGTACAAAGCCCGCCAGGTAAGTGAATTTGTGGCTCAGACCGCTATGCTGGTCCGCGACATTCGTCCCCGCGTCTTACTCTCGGCGGCAGTCTATCCCTTTGTCAACCGCGAGCGTATTACGAAGATCCAGCAGGACTGGGAATCCTGGGCTCGCCAGGGACAAGTGGACCTGCTGGTGCCGATGACCTACAAGCTCAACGCCCGCGCCCTCCAGCAAGAAGTGGAGCCCATCCTCAACCCGGTCGAGGAACTCCCCGCGCTCTTCCTGCCCAGCGTCAATCTCCAGGAGTTGCTGCAGGTCCAATTGCGCGACCAGATCCAGGCGGTGCGCGACCTGCCCTCTGGTGGCTATTCGCTCTTTGCTGCAGCACACCTCACCAATGAGCTGGATCAAGTTTTGCATCAGGCGGCTTCAGTTTCTTCGGCTATTCCCTACCGTGAGCCGCTCAGGACCGTGCGTGAGCGCTTTGATATTCTGGTTGAAGAGTGGAACTACCTCATCGACCACAACAGTGTCGCTGGTTCCACCGAATCCCTCAAAGCTTGGCGCGTTCGCACCACGAAGTTGCAGCAGTTCATCAAAGACGTCGCCGAGAAACCCACCGTCACCAAGGTCCGTCAAGCCCGTACTGAGATCACAGCCTTTCGTGCCGCCCTCCAAGATTATTTGCGCCTCGACCGCTCAGAACATAGCTACCGCAACCAAACTTGGGATAATCGCCTCGCCGGGATGGATTCGCTCTTGCGCTACGCAGAGTTGGTCTTCTCGCGGGTGATCGCCAAGCGCTGA
- the tilS gene encoding tRNA lysidine(34) synthetase TilS has translation MKHSIRFTALHARVLADLQRQFLLTESQTVVMAVSGGQDSLCMGQILVDLTDRGGWHLVVAHLDHRWRTDSEQDSRVVEALAQQWGLPFYLKVADTAPPNEAVARDWRYAWLAALACTLGAKSVVTAHTASDRAETLLFNLMRGAGLSGCAILDWERPLGEGVQLVRPLLGVTRVQTGAFCQQRGLPVCVDSTNQDLAHPRNRIRLELLPYLEQHFNPQASRHLAQTADLSIAEDEYLTQLADEHFTELFCSAPPALALKPLRALPLALQRRVLHRFISEQGRTRATFAQVEEARTLLERPSGERTSSLAGGQGVSVHKEWLVWV, from the coding sequence ATGAAACATAGTATACGATTTACAGCCCTCCACGCGCGGGTACTCGCCGACCTCCAACGGCAATTCCTCCTCACTGAGTCGCAGACCGTAGTCATGGCTGTTTCGGGGGGTCAGGATTCGCTCTGTATGGGACAGATCCTGGTGGATCTGACGGACCGGGGCGGATGGCACTTGGTCGTTGCCCATCTGGACCACCGCTGGCGCACGGACTCAGAGCAAGACAGCCGCGTCGTAGAAGCGTTGGCCCAACAGTGGGGGTTACCTTTTTATCTGAAGGTGGCTGACACTGCGCCCCCCAATGAGGCAGTAGCCCGAGATTGGCGCTACGCTTGGCTCGCGGCTTTAGCCTGCACCCTGGGGGCCAAGTCGGTGGTCACAGCCCACACCGCAAGCGACCGGGCAGAGACGCTCCTTTTTAACCTGATGCGCGGTGCAGGCTTGAGTGGGTGCGCAATCCTGGATTGGGAGCGCCCCCTCGGTGAAGGGGTGCAGTTGGTGCGGCCCCTTTTGGGGGTGACGCGCGTGCAGACGGGAGCCTTTTGTCAGCAGCGGGGACTGCCAGTCTGTGTGGACAGCACCAATCAGGATCTGGCGCACCCGCGCAACCGTATTCGCCTAGAGCTTTTGCCCTATCTAGAACAGCATTTCAATCCCCAAGCATCCCGGCACCTCGCCCAAACTGCCGACCTGAGCATAGCGGAGGATGAATACCTGACTCAGTTGGCGGACGAGCACTTTACCGAACTCTTTTGCTCTGCTCCTCCGGCCTTGGCTTTGAAACCCCTGCGGGCCTTGCCGCTCGCCCTCCAGCGTCGGGTTCTGCACCGATTTATAAGTGAGCAGGGGCGTACCCGAGCTACCTTCGCACAGGTGGAAGAGGCGCGTACCCTTCTGGAGCGCCCTTCAGGTGAACGGACTTCTTCTCTAGCGGGGGGCCAAGGAGTAAGCGTACACAAGGAATGGCTCGTGTGGGTATAA
- the mgtE gene encoding magnesium transporter has translation MLTEDRRIVLSSLGNLGELKTQLNALNPVDASDYLSTLPADRQAIGFRLLDKEQANEAFGYLPLEVQEELIANLHRQEVRTIVEAMTPDDRAEFFDELPARVVKRLLLQLSPSEREATAILLGYPEHTAGRVMTTEYVRLRTDLTVGQAIQKIRRLDADKETIYYCYLTDPDRVLRGVVSLRQLIFADTDTPILELAQRRLISVPTGATQEEVAQVMKRYDLLALPVVDRDRRLVGIVTVDDVVDIIEESATEDIQKLSGIQSGDEAALSHPLVSVQKRLPWLVGNVALYAGVASVIAPFQAVIAVVPVLAVIMPIISNTSGNVAIQTLAVTVRGLGVGEVTPLDVLKILRKEILAGMLNALVIACILGTLSLLWAGGQYQWVATVAAVVMAANVLVAASMGTVLPMVLKRMGQDPALISGPLLTTLLDAAGFFSFLGVTSFMLGHRHL, from the coding sequence ATGCTGACCGAGGACCGCCGTATTGTGCTGTCGTCCCTAGGTAACTTGGGCGAACTCAAGACACAATTAAATGCATTAAACCCTGTTGATGCCAGTGATTACCTGTCCACGCTCCCAGCAGACCGGCAAGCCATTGGGTTTCGCCTGCTGGACAAAGAGCAGGCCAATGAGGCTTTTGGTTATCTCCCTTTAGAAGTCCAAGAGGAATTGATCGCCAACCTGCACCGTCAGGAGGTCCGCACCATTGTTGAGGCGATGACGCCTGACGACCGGGCAGAATTTTTTGACGAGTTGCCTGCGCGCGTGGTGAAACGCCTGCTCCTCCAATTGAGCCCCTCCGAGCGCGAGGCGACCGCCATTTTGCTGGGGTATCCAGAGCATACCGCAGGGCGGGTGATGACCACGGAGTATGTGCGGTTGCGCACAGACCTGACGGTGGGTCAGGCCATTCAGAAAATCCGCCGCCTAGACGCAGACAAAGAAACCATCTACTACTGCTACCTCACCGATCCCGACCGGGTGTTGCGCGGGGTTGTTTCGCTGCGTCAGCTTATTTTTGCGGACACGGACACGCCAATTCTGGAACTAGCCCAGCGTCGTCTCATTTCTGTCCCGACGGGTGCCACCCAAGAAGAAGTCGCTCAGGTGATGAAGCGCTATGATCTGTTGGCCCTCCCGGTGGTGGACCGAGACCGTCGTCTGGTCGGCATCGTCACGGTTGACGACGTGGTTGACATCATCGAAGAATCAGCAACCGAAGACATCCAAAAACTATCGGGTATCCAGAGTGGGGACGAAGCAGCCCTCTCCCATCCGTTGGTCTCAGTCCAGAAGCGTCTGCCCTGGCTGGTAGGCAATGTGGCCCTCTACGCTGGGGTGGCAAGCGTCATTGCGCCCTTTCAAGCGGTAATTGCCGTGGTGCCGGTCCTGGCGGTGATTATGCCGATCATCTCCAATACGAGCGGCAATGTAGCGATTCAGACCCTGGCTGTGACCGTGCGGGGGCTGGGGGTTGGGGAGGTAACACCCTTAGATGTCCTTAAGATCCTGCGCAAGGAGATCCTGGCGGGGATGCTCAATGCCCTGGTGATTGCTTGTATCCTGGGCACGCTGTCTCTTCTGTGGGCTGGGGGGCAGTACCAATGGGTGGCGACAGTGGCTGCAGTCGTGATGGCGGCTAATGTCCTGGTAGCGGCTTCAATGGGGACAGTCCTGCCCATGGTCCTCAAGCGCATGGGTCAAGACCCGGCACTCATCAGCGGTCCCCTCCTGACTACCCTGCTGGATGCGGCGGGTTTCTTCAGTTTCCTCGGGGTCACGTCGTTTATGCTGGGCCACAGACACCTATGA
- a CDS encoding DUF2254 domain-containing protein yields the protein MANLRQFWSDLRASFWLVPAMLVAAGILLALMLLAWDMLVEDQVLLWILGLSSAGVAGILAVFAGSLITVAGVLLGLKLIALAQTANQYSSDILYDFERERADQMVLGGFLGIAAYCLVVLGAILGIGGSIGIPVLAVWGSVLLTLAALGLLIYFMEHFARSLQVTTVLARILAQTQNAVARNFPDLWGEGDDNRPGPMLPEGLGQTILALKTGYIQQINQEALLHFARTHRTPARMERAVGEFVIQGTPLVSLLRGSHPDQPTTRALNKLYTIGPRRTIRQDPTFGVQQTVDISLKALETDDRSTAVMGIDTLTALFVDLVSRRIEPPHGFAHGVLWIIGKGPSFADLLRQVFGQLRQQAQGNAPIIRHMLEALATIASRTRSPQRRQGLLEQVRHVGEMAEETVPAYQDGADLRAYVRYLVAQLEHSRSTWQAEDLMR from the coding sequence ATGGCTAACTTACGACAGTTCTGGAGTGACCTGCGGGCCAGCTTTTGGTTGGTGCCTGCGATGTTGGTGGCGGCTGGAATCCTACTGGCGCTCATGCTCCTTGCCTGGGACATGTTGGTGGAAGACCAGGTGCTCCTCTGGATCTTAGGGCTGTCCAGCGCAGGCGTTGCCGGGATACTAGCGGTCTTTGCCGGTTCGCTAATCACGGTCGCCGGGGTGCTCCTCGGACTTAAGCTCATTGCGCTCGCCCAAACCGCTAACCAATATTCATCTGATATTCTGTATGACTTTGAGCGGGAGCGGGCGGACCAAATGGTCCTTGGGGGATTTTTGGGTATTGCGGCCTATTGTCTGGTAGTCCTAGGAGCAATTTTAGGGATAGGCGGGAGCATAGGTATTCCGGTGCTGGCGGTGTGGGGGAGTGTCCTACTCACCCTAGCTGCCCTGGGCTTGCTGATCTATTTTATGGAACACTTTGCGCGTTCGCTCCAGGTGACGACAGTCCTCGCCCGGATTTTGGCGCAAACCCAAAACGCGGTCGCCCGAAACTTCCCCGATCTGTGGGGTGAAGGAGACGACAACCGGCCTGGACCCATGCTTCCAGAAGGATTGGGGCAGACAATTTTAGCGCTGAAAACAGGCTACATTCAACAGATAAATCAGGAAGCCCTACTCCACTTTGCCCGCACCCATCGCACCCCGGCACGTATGGAGCGTGCGGTAGGCGAATTTGTCATTCAAGGAACCCCCTTGGTCTCCCTGTTGCGCGGGAGCCACCCCGACCAGCCAACCACGCGCGCCCTGAACAAGCTCTACACCATCGGCCCCCGCCGCACGATCCGACAAGACCCGACTTTTGGGGTCCAGCAAACTGTCGATATTAGCCTCAAAGCCCTGGAGACGGACGACCGCTCCACTGCTGTGATGGGCATAGACACCCTGACTGCGTTGTTTGTGGACTTGGTGTCGCGTCGCATTGAGCCGCCCCACGGCTTCGCCCACGGGGTCCTGTGGATCATTGGTAAGGGGCCATCCTTTGCGGACCTGCTGCGTCAGGTCTTTGGTCAGCTCCGGCAACAAGCCCAAGGCAACGCTCCCATCATCCGGCACATGCTTGAGGCGCTAGCTACCATTGCCAGCCGCACCCGCAGTCCCCAAAGGCGGCAGGGACTCTTGGAGCAAGTGCGTCACGTCGGGGAAATGGCTGAAGAAACGGTTCCTGCGTACCAGGATGGCGCCGATCTCAGAGCCTATGTCCGCTATCTAGTCGCGCAGCTAGAGCATTCGCGCAGCACATGGCAAGCTGAGGATCTGATGCGCTAA